The Paenibacillus sp. FSL R7-0204 genome includes a region encoding these proteins:
- the lepB gene encoding signal peptidase I, which produces MQQDLQQGQGEVIDSNGQSPRKPKNEVLEWIKAIAIALVLVILIRWLLFKPFIVDGPSMKPNFHTGERVIVNEILYDIRKPERGEVIVFHVPSEGRDFIKRVIGVAGDTVTVEGDVVTVNGEPVNETYIQGAIDDAHNNNILYNNKNFPNEQFTDNKVPEGHVFVMGDNRSDSTDSRMIGYVPLGDIVGRADLIFWPVKNISLINH; this is translated from the coding sequence ATGCAGCAGGATTTGCAGCAAGGGCAAGGCGAAGTGATTGATTCTAACGGCCAGAGCCCCCGGAAGCCAAAGAATGAAGTCCTGGAATGGATTAAAGCGATAGCGATTGCATTGGTTCTGGTTATTCTAATACGCTGGCTTTTGTTCAAACCGTTTATCGTAGACGGCCCTTCCATGAAGCCTAACTTCCATACCGGCGAACGAGTGATTGTTAACGAAATTCTCTACGATATCCGCAAGCCGGAGCGCGGGGAAGTCATTGTATTCCATGTGCCCTCAGAGGGCCGGGATTTCATTAAGCGTGTCATTGGTGTAGCAGGCGATACAGTCACCGTTGAAGGGGATGTCGTTACAGTTAACGGAGAGCCTGTGAACGAAACGTATATCCAGGGCGCGATTGATGATGCCCATAATAACAACATTTTGTACAACAATAAGAATTTCCCGAATGAGCAGTTTACGGACAACAAGGTGCCGGAAGGCCATGTGTTCGTAATGGGGGATAACCGCTCTGACAGTACGGACAGCCGGATGATCGGTTATGTGCCGCTGGGGGATATTGTCGGCCGTGCAGACCTTATTTTCTGGCCGGTGAAGAATATCTCATTAATAAATCATTAG
- the rplS gene encoding 50S ribosomal protein L19 — translation MNILQAITQEQLRKDIPSFRPGDTLKVHVKVIEGTRERIQLFEGVVIKRRGGGIGETFTVRKISYGVGVERTFPVNSPKLEKIEVARRGKVRRAKLYYLRDLRGKAARIKEIRR, via the coding sequence ATGAATATCCTACAAGCAATTACACAAGAGCAACTTCGTAAAGATATCCCGAGTTTTCGCCCGGGTGACACTTTGAAGGTGCATGTAAAAGTTATCGAAGGAACTCGTGAGCGTATCCAGTTGTTCGAAGGCGTTGTAATCAAACGTCGCGGCGGCGGTATCGGTGAGACTTTTACGGTTCGTAAAATCTCTTATGGTGTTGGTGTGGAAAGAACATTCCCAGTCAACTCCCCTAAACTCGAGAAAATCGAAGTGGCTCGCCGCGGTAAAGTTCGTCGTGCGAAGCTGTACTATCTTCGTGACCTGCGCGGTAAAGCTGCAAGAATTAAAGAAATTCGTCGCTAG
- a CDS encoding ribonuclease HII, translating into MLGYEKEGWGQSFRHIAGVDEVGRGCLFGDVVAAAVILPMGLIIEGVDDSKKLTAKKRDALYETIMEQALAVSLGHVEAAVIDEINIKQASRLAMRLAVEGLSQQPDYMLIDAEKVDLPLPQRAIIKGDANSQSIAAASIVAKVTRDRLCEGLWEELYPDYGIKVHKGYATKLHREQIKLLGVTPMHRRSFIGNILAEQEQLSLF; encoded by the coding sequence ATGCTTGGGTATGAAAAAGAAGGCTGGGGACAATCCTTCCGTCACATCGCAGGTGTGGATGAAGTGGGGCGGGGCTGTTTATTCGGGGATGTGGTGGCTGCAGCGGTAATTTTGCCAATGGGGCTTATTATTGAGGGTGTAGATGACTCCAAGAAGCTAACGGCCAAAAAGCGGGATGCTCTGTATGAGACCATTATGGAGCAGGCGCTTGCGGTAAGCTTAGGGCATGTGGAGGCGGCGGTGATCGATGAAATTAATATTAAGCAGGCTTCGCGTTTGGCGATGCGTCTGGCGGTAGAAGGTTTAAGCCAGCAGCCGGACTATATGCTGATTGATGCGGAGAAGGTGGACCTGCCCTTGCCGCAGCGCGCTATCATTAAAGGAGATGCCAACAGCCAGTCGATTGCTGCCGCCTCCATTGTAGCCAAGGTGACCCGTGACCGGCTTTGTGAGGGCTTGTGGGAGGAATTGTACCCGGATTACGGGATCAAAGTACATAAAGGATATGCTACTAAGCTGCATCGTGAACAGATCAAGCTACTTGGTGTAACTCCGATGCACCGGCGCAGCTTTATTGGCAATATTCTGGCGGAGCAGGAACAGCTGTCTTTATTCTAA
- the ylqF gene encoding ribosome biogenesis GTPase YlqF: MAIQWFPGHMTRARRQIEDKLKLIDVAIELLDSRLPISSRNPMIDDILRDKPRLIILNKADLADPEATRKWLAYFKEQGHVAYPVDASTGTGIKEIPEQVKLLLKDKIDRQIAKGMNPRAMRALIVGIPNVGKSTLINRMAGRNIAITGDRPGVTKGQQWIKTGGSLELLDTPGILWPRFEDQTVGYKLAVTGAIKEEILNIEDIAYYAVKYLVKDYGSRFQERFDISKLPEDLENPDEIVAVMEAVGRKRGCLMSGGRVDLEKASRALLHELRAGKLGRFTLETPE, from the coding sequence TTGGCCATTCAATGGTTTCCTGGTCATATGACGAGGGCTAGACGGCAAATCGAGGATAAGCTGAAGCTAATTGATGTTGCAATAGAACTGCTTGATTCCCGTCTGCCGATTTCGAGCCGCAATCCGATGATTGACGATATTTTGCGGGACAAGCCAAGACTGATTATTCTAAATAAAGCAGATCTGGCCGATCCGGAAGCTACGCGCAAGTGGCTGGCTTATTTCAAGGAGCAGGGTCATGTTGCCTATCCGGTAGATGCTTCTACTGGCACCGGGATTAAAGAAATTCCGGAGCAGGTGAAGCTGCTGCTGAAGGACAAGATCGACCGGCAAATTGCCAAGGGCATGAATCCGCGTGCGATGCGGGCACTGATTGTGGGCATTCCCAACGTAGGCAAATCGACTCTCATTAACCGGATGGCTGGAAGAAATATTGCGATTACCGGTGACCGTCCGGGGGTTACCAAGGGTCAGCAATGGATTAAGACCGGTGGCAGTCTGGAACTGCTGGATACGCCGGGGATTCTCTGGCCGAGGTTCGAGGACCAGACGGTGGGCTATAAGCTGGCTGTAACCGGGGCCATTAAGGAAGAAATCCTGAATATTGAAGATATCGCTTATTACGCGGTGAAATATCTGGTGAAGGATTACGGAAGCCGGTTCCAGGAGCGCTTCGATATCAGTAAGCTGCCGGAGGACTTAGAGAACCCGGACGAAATCGTGGCCGTTATGGAAGCAGTCGGGCGTAAGCGCGGTTGTCTGATGAGCGGTGGCCGTGTAGACCTGGAGAAGGCTTCACGCGCGCTGCTGCATGAGCTTCGTGCCGGGAAGCTTGGGCGTTTCACGCTGGAGACACCTGAATAG